The window TGGCGGCGGTTGTTCCAGAACCGGCGGGCGATGCTGCCCAGCGAGAAGAACTCCCGCCGGAACTCCAGGTAACACCGCTCCAGTTCCTCGGTGGTCATGTTCGGATGCCTCCAGATGAGGCGCCCGCAGGTGTAGTGCTCGTAGTTGTAGTCGAGGATGTCGCCGTCCCTCTCCATCCGTGCGTGCGTCACGGTGCCGGGGAGCGGCGTCAGGATGCCGGGGTTCACCATGAACAGCCGGTTCCGCATGACGAAATCCATCGTGTCACGGAACGTCTGGGGCGTGTCCTTTTCCAGCCCGAAGATGAACGCGCCGAAGACGGCGATGCCCGCGTCGTTCAGCTTGCGGATGCCGGCATCGTAGCGGTCCACCTTGTTGAAGGTCTTGCGGTTGGCGTTGAGGTTCTCCTGGTTGACCGATTCAAAGCCCACGAACAGTGACGCGCAGCCGGAGCGGACGGCCAGCTTCAGCAGTTCGCCGTCCCGGCAGGCCAGCTCCAGCGAGGCCTGGCTCCCCCACTTGATCCGGAGCGGAATGAGCGCCTCGAACAGGCGGTAGGCGTATTCGTGGGAGAAGAAGATGTTGTCGTCAACGAAGAAGAACGCCTTCTTCGGATACCGGCGGATCTCCTCGACCACCTGCTCCACGGGCCGGGTCCGGTAGAGTTTTCCGTACATCTTCGTGACCGTGCAGAAATCGCAGCCCATCGGGCAGCCGCGGGAACTCTGGATGACGCCCGCGTCGAAAGTGGTCCGGCCGCCGGGAAACAGGTCCTTGCGCGGGACCGGAACCTGGGACAGGTCCAGCGGCGCGGAGCCGGTGTAGTGCTTTCCGGAAAGGTTCCCGCCGGAAAAGTCGGCCATGATCTGCGGCCAGAGCCCCTCGACCTCTCCCTGCACGACGGCGTCGGCATGTTCCAGCGCCTCGGCCACCATGAACGACACATGCGCGCCGCCCAGGATCACCTTCGAACCCCGCCTGCGGAAATAGTCCGCCAGCCAGTACCCGCGGTTCGCCTGGCAGGTCATCATCGTGATTCCGACCAGATCCGGGGTCTGGTCGAGATCCAGCGGGGCGAACATCTCCTCGGCGATCTCGATCTCGGAGAAGTAGGGCTCCGCCAGCGCGGCGAGGATGGCGAGGCTGAGGTGATGGACCGACTTTCCGCTGACGCCGTGGACTTCCTGGCTAACCGGTGCGATCAGGAGAAGCTTGCTCATGTGGACACGGCCCTTCGGCTCCGGCTGGTTCCGCCGGGAAAGGCCAACTGTCGCAGGGGGTTACCTGCCCCGATATGACAGGTGTCATCCCGGGACTGAATGAAACGGCGCCCCCCTACTCCGGATCGAGGGCGGTGAGGGCGGCGTATTTCTCCTCCAGCCAGCGCTTGAGGTCGAGCTCGTTGAAGATGCGCGTGCCGCCTTCCATGCGGTAGGGGATCATCCCCGATTCGATCCACAGATGGACCGTCTCCACCGGGATGCCCAGCACGGCGGCCAGTTCCTCGGGCGTGATGTTGCGTCCGGTGGTCTGCATCGGGTGTGTCTCCCTCGCACGGCCTATTACGGCCGCTCGCTTCCGCCCCCGGCCTTGAAGTATATAGGGATGGGGAGCGGGCGCAACGGAAAACGGCGCGGGATATTTTTCTGATGGCACGTGAGGCACAGGCGGCCCGAAGGCCGCGAGGACTTTTCGGCAATCTCCGGCGGATCGGGCGCACCCTGTCGGACCCGGCCCTGTCGCCGGCCGAGCGGGCCGAGCGGGCGCTCCGGCAGATCGCCCCCGGCGAATACGAACGGGCCCGTCGCCGCCTCAAGACCTTCGAGGAACTGGCCCGCACGGAGTATTCCCGCATCCGCCTCGACCCCAGTTCGCCGGACCAGGAGGTCGAGGCGTTCATCGCGCTCGTCCGGGCGTCGGTCAAGACCTTCCAGAAGGAGCCGCCCCGCACCCGCGTGGGCCGCCGCATGGTGGACTGGGTTTCGAAGAACCTCGGCCAGATGGAGCACGCGCTGCTGCCCTCGCGGCAGGAGGCGTTCATCCTGCTCGGCATCGAGCACACCGACGATGTGGAGACGATCAAGCTGAGGTTCCGGGCGCTCGCCCGCGAGGCCCATCCCGACAAGCCCGGCGGCAGCCATGACCGGATGCAGAAGCTGAACGAGGCCTACAAAACGGTGCTGAGGATCAAGGGCGAGGGATAAGGAAGGAAGCCTCACCCCGCGCCTCATCGGCGCGGCCCTCTCCAGAAACTGGAGAGGGCAAAACCCGGTTCCCCCTCTCCGTGACTACGGAGAGGGGGTTAGGGGGTGTGGTTTCCTTTATAGGGTGCGGGCTTATCCCGCTTCGGCAAGGTGCGCGTCGCCGCCCGCCGGGCGGCGGCGGATTTCGGTGGAGGAGCCCGCGCCGCGGCTCACGGCCACCTTGCCGGTGCGGACGAGCTCGCGGATGCCGAAGGGCTTCAGCAGGTTCATCACGGCGTTGATCTTCTCCTCGACGCCGGTGAACTCGAAGGTGTACGACGACGGCGAGACATCCACCACCTTGCCGCGGAAGATGTCGCAGATACGCAGGACTTCCGCCCGGCCGTCGCCCTCGGCGTGGACCTTGACGAGCGCCATCTCGCGCTCGACGTGCTCAAGGCCGGTGAGGTCCACCACCTTGATCACGTTGATCAGCTTGTTGAGCTGCTTGGTGATCTGCTCGATGATCTTCTCTTCGCCGCTCGTGACGATGGTCATGCGCGAGACGGTGGGGTCCAGCGTCTCGGCCACCGTGAGGCTCTCGATGTTGTAGCCGCGGGCCGAAAAAAGCCCCGCCACCCGCGAGAGGACGCCAAACTCGTTCTGCACCAGTACTGCCAGTGTGTGTTTCATCTCTTTTCTGCCTTCCTGCTTCCTTCACGCCTTCCCGACTTCAGGAGAGCGAGGCCGAGTTCGGGTCGTCCTTGACGTGCACCTTCAGCGCCTCGTCGGCAACGATCGGGTTGGCGATACTCCCGCCGGCGGGGATCATCGGGAAAACGCTCTCCTTGGGGTCCACCCGGATGTCCACGAGGCAGGGCTTTGTCGTCGAGAGCGCCTCGTCGATCACGCCGGGCAGCTTCGACTTCTGCTCCACCCGGAAGCCCGCCGCGCCCATCGCGTCGGCCAGCTTCACCCAGTCGGGCTGGAGCGGGATGTGAACGGCCGTGTAGCGGTCGTCGTAGAACATCTCCTGCCACTGGCGGACCATGCCGAGGTAGATGTTGTTGATAATGAACACCTTGATGGGGAGCTTGTGCTCGGACGCGACGATCAGTTCCTGGATGCACATCTGCACCGAGGCGTCGCCCACGATCGCGAGCACGAGATCCTTCGGCCGGGCGAACTGCGCGCCGATGGCGGCCGGCAGGCCGAACCCCATCGTGCCGAGCCCGCCGGAGGTCACCCAGCGGAACGGCCGGTCGAACTGGAAATACTGCGCCGCCCACATCTGGTGCTGGCCCACGTCGGTGGTGACGACGGGCGAGCGCGCCTTCGTCTTCCGGTGGATCTCCTGGATCGCCCACTGCGGCTTGATCACCTCGCCGGGGCTTCCCGGCGTCCAGTCCTGGTAGAACAGCGGGTGCTGCCGTTCCCACTCGGCGATCTGGGCGTGCCAGGGGGCGAGCGAGCGGCGGTATTTCGCAAGGTCGGGCTCCGGCGGCAGGTTGTCCAGCATCTTCTGGACCACCTTGCGGGCGTCGCCCACGATCGGCACGTCCACCTCGACGTTCTTGGAGATCGACGCCGGATCGATGTCCACATGGATCTTCTTCGCTCCCACGCAGAACTCGTCGAGCTTGCCCGTCACGCGGTCGTCGAACCGCGCACCGATGGCGACGAGCACGTCGCAGTTCGACATGGCGAGGTTCGCCCGGTAGGTGCCGTGCATCCCCAGCATGTCGAGCGACAGGGGATCGCTCATCGGGAACGAGCCCAGCCCCATCAGCGTCTGCGTCACCGGGATGCCGAGCCGGCGGGCGAGTCCGGTCACCTCGGCCGCGGCGTTCGACCAGATGCACCCGCCGCCCAGGTACAGCACCGGCCGCTTTGCCCCCAGGATGAGCGACAGGGCCTTTTTCACCTGCTTCAGGTGGCCCTCGGTCGAGGGGCGGTAGGAGGGGATGTCCACCCTGTCCGGCCAGGCGAACGCCGTCTTGTGGGCGGTGACGTCCTTGGGGATATCCACCAGCACCGGGCCCGGCCGGCCGCTCGTGGCGATATATTGCGCCTCGGCCATCACGCGGGCGAGGTCGCGCACGTCCTTCACGAGGAAGTTGTGCTTCGTGCAGGGGCGCGTGATCCCCACCACGTCCGCCTCCTGGAAGGCGTCGTTGCCGATGAGATGCGTCGGCACCTGGCCGGTGATGATGACCATCGGAATCGAGTCCATGTAGGCCGTCGCGATGCCGGTGACGCCGTTCGTGGCCCCGGGACCGGAAGTGAGCAGCACGTAGCCCGGCTTCCCCGTGGCGCGGGCGTAGCCGTCGGCCATGTGGACCGCCCCCTGCTCGTGCCGGACGAGGATGTGCCGGATGCTGCCGTCCTTCTCGGCGAAGTGCAGCGCATCGTAAATGTGCAGCACCGCGCCGCCCGGATAGCCGAACAGGGTGTCCACTTTCAGTTTCTTGAGGGATTCGACGAAGATCTGCGCGCCCGTGAGTTCCACGGCGGACTCCATTCACTGCTCTCGCGCCGGGATCTGCCGGACGCGGGCGTCTGGATCAAACACCGGGAGGTACCCCGGCCGGCCCTTTGGCCTGCCGCCCCCCGCTTTCCGTTGCCCCCTTCTGGTGAGGGAGCCCCCGGCGCGGGTAGCTGTTGGCGGCAGGTGGCCGTATCGCCTGCGCCATTCGCCAGAGGCGAAAGGCGCGACCCCGACATGATGCAGAAACCCGCCGGGCCTGTCAAATCAGCAAGCGGTTATGGAAGACGAAGATCGAGAACGATGCGGAGGCCGTCGTCAACACGCCGGAGCGTGAACAGGTCCAGCATGCCCACGTATTCGAGCAAACCCGACTTATCCACGGTCATGATCTGCGAAACATTCACCACCGAATCCCGTGCAAGGCCGCTCGATTCCTTCGGGACGAGGACGTTCCCGGGTGCCTTGGCGAGTTCCAGATTGCCGGTCAGCGCCGCCACGATGACCGTTGAAATCCGGCTGTCGTTGAACCGGTTGGCCTGAATCGCCATGACCGGCCGCCGGTAGCCGGGTGCCGATCCCGCCGGGGCCGGCAGGTCGGCCCACCAGATACTCCCGCGCCGGATTACCACTTCTCGTCCGTCCGCGTCGCCCGCGCCTGCATTTCGACCAGCAGCGGGTCAAGAGCAGAGGACTCGCGGCTGTAGACCTCATTCAGCTTGCGTGTGATCTCGTCATCGCCGGGAGCAAGATAGTGCTCCAGTGCCCGCGTAATCAGCGCGCTCCGGCTGATCTTCCGGCGGCGGGCCTCCTTTTCGGCCTTCCTGAACAGTTCGTCGGGGATGGATACGGCAGTCTTCATGGTATGACCAAGTATAACCATAGTCATACTGGAGTCAAACCGAGGGTATAACCAAGTATAACTTCAATGGTACGGTAACGATATTCTCATCCGGTAACCCCGCCCCTGTGGTATCCTCTAGCGAAGGCGGCCAGAGGTGAAGCATGAGGAAGCGGCGGCAGTTCATTCGCAGCGCGTTGCCGCTCGGAGCCCGGTGGGTGGGCGCCGTCATTGCCTTCGGTCCGGCTGGAATTGTCGCCGCCGCCGATGACATCACGCTGGAGATGGTGGCCGAAACGCTGCCGACCGCCCTCATCGGCGCGGCGCTCATGTTCCCGGCGCTCGGACTTCCGCTGGAGGGCGGGTAGGCGGCAGTTTCCCGCCCCGCCGCGTCCGGCTGCCCCATCTTCCCCCCCCCTTTCACCAAACCGCCGCTTTTTCCCCTGTCCAAGGGGGGCGGGGGGCGGTATACTGGCTCTTAAGAGATATCCCACGAGGCGAGCGGTGCGGCATGCAGGTCCGGGCCGGACGCCCCAGAGGAGAAGCGTTCAAGAGCGTGACGGCGATCCCCCTTCGCATCTACTCCGACTTCCTCTGCCCCTACTGCTATCTGGCCGAAAAGCAGCTTGAGCGTCTCGCCGGCGAATACCGCTTCGTCGTCCACTGGACCGGCTTCGAACTGCACCCGGAGATCCCCGCGGGCGGGGTGAAGGCGGGGCTGATCGGCCCGGACTCCCTGAGCCACGTCTGGGAGCGGGTGGAGAAGACCGCCGCCGAACTGGAGATCCCGATCAAAC of the Deltaproteobacteria bacterium genome contains:
- a CDS encoding B12-binding domain-containing radical SAM protein, coding for MSKLLLIAPVSQEVHGVSGKSVHHLSLAILAALAEPYFSEIEIAEEMFAPLDLDQTPDLVGITMMTCQANRGYWLADYFRRRGSKVILGGAHVSFMVAEALEHADAVVQGEVEGLWPQIMADFSGGNLSGKHYTGSAPLDLSQVPVPRKDLFPGGRTTFDAGVIQSSRGCPMGCDFCTVTKMYGKLYRTRPVEQVVEEIRRYPKKAFFFVDDNIFFSHEYAYRLFEALIPLRIKWGSQASLELACRDGELLKLAVRSGCASLFVGFESVNQENLNANRKTFNKVDRYDAGIRKLNDAGIAVFGAFIFGLEKDTPQTFRDTMDFVMRNRLFMVNPGILTPLPGTVTHARMERDGDILDYNYEHYTCGRLIWRHPNMTTEELERCYLEFRREFFSLGSIARRFWNNRRHPLLYLALNLAHHRNTYYRPQGREHDRITGGQLPYQVATGSPAG
- a CDS encoding helix-turn-helix domain-containing protein — encoded protein: MQTTGRNITPEELAAVLGIPVETVHLWIESGMIPYRMEGGTRIFNELDLKRWLEEKYAALTALDPE
- a CDS encoding J domain-containing protein, encoding MAREAQAARRPRGLFGNLRRIGRTLSDPALSPAERAERALRQIAPGEYERARRRLKTFEELARTEYSRIRLDPSSPDQEVEAFIALVRASVKTFQKEPPRTRVGRRMVDWVSKNLGQMEHALLPSRQEAFILLGIEHTDDVETIKLRFRALAREAHPDKPGGSHDRMQKLNEAYKTVLRIKGEG
- the ilvN gene encoding acetolactate synthase small subunit codes for the protein MKHTLAVLVQNEFGVLSRVAGLFSARGYNIESLTVAETLDPTVSRMTIVTSGEEKIIEQITKQLNKLINVIKVVDLTGLEHVEREMALVKVHAEGDGRAEVLRICDIFRGKVVDVSPSSYTFEFTGVEEKINAVMNLLKPFGIRELVRTGKVAVSRGAGSSTEIRRRPAGGDAHLAEAG
- the ilvB gene encoding biosynthetic-type acetolactate synthase large subunit gives rise to the protein MELTGAQIFVESLKKLKVDTLFGYPGGAVLHIYDALHFAEKDGSIRHILVRHEQGAVHMADGYARATGKPGYVLLTSGPGATNGVTGIATAYMDSIPMVIITGQVPTHLIGNDAFQEADVVGITRPCTKHNFLVKDVRDLARVMAEAQYIATSGRPGPVLVDIPKDVTAHKTAFAWPDRVDIPSYRPSTEGHLKQVKKALSLILGAKRPVLYLGGGCIWSNAAAEVTGLARRLGIPVTQTLMGLGSFPMSDPLSLDMLGMHGTYRANLAMSNCDVLVAIGARFDDRVTGKLDEFCVGAKKIHVDIDPASISKNVEVDVPIVGDARKVVQKMLDNLPPEPDLAKYRRSLAPWHAQIAEWERQHPLFYQDWTPGSPGEVIKPQWAIQEIHRKTKARSPVVTTDVGQHQMWAAQYFQFDRPFRWVTSGGLGTMGFGLPAAIGAQFARPKDLVLAIVGDASVQMCIQELIVASEHKLPIKVFIINNIYLGMVRQWQEMFYDDRYTAVHIPLQPDWVKLADAMGAAGFRVEQKSKLPGVIDEALSTTKPCLVDIRVDPKESVFPMIPAGGSIANPIVADEALKVHVKDDPNSASLS
- a CDS encoding type II toxin-antitoxin system PemK/MazF family toxin, whose amino-acid sequence is MVIRRGSIWWADLPAPAGSAPGYRRPVMAIQANRFNDSRISTVIVAALTGNLELAKAPGNVLVPKESSGLARDSVVNVSQIMTVDKSGLLEYVGMLDLFTLRRVDDGLRIVLDLRLP
- a CDS encoding ribbon-helix-helix protein, CopG family; this encodes MKTAVSIPDELFRKAEKEARRRKISRSALITRALEHYLAPGDDEITRKLNEVYSRESSALDPLLVEMQARATRTDEKW